Proteins from a single region of Bacteroidales bacterium:
- a CDS encoding SH3 domain-containing protein, whose translation MKHLLILIFLLVSFNAKADDKLILMEQANKFYNEGDFIPAIETYETILNSGFESSALYFNLGNAYFKVNNLPMAILNFERAKKITPYDPDILFNLELANSRIVDKIEPLPEFFIFTWWKLLVNSRSLDQWATISVICFLFILLMILIFLLSRVIWLRKFGFWMGIVLIVVFAGSFTLANQRYIQFRKQAEAIVFTPTVTVKSSPRDNSTDIFVIHEGIKVQITNQVGEWFEIRIPDGSKGWIRESDFRRI comes from the coding sequence ATGAAACATCTGTTGATATTGATTTTCCTTTTGGTGTCCTTTAACGCGAAGGCAGACGACAAGCTTATTCTTATGGAACAGGCGAACAAATTTTATAACGAAGGCGATTTTATTCCTGCCATCGAAACTTACGAAACGATTTTGAATAGCGGTTTTGAATCATCAGCACTTTACTTTAACCTGGGAAATGCTTACTTCAAAGTCAATAACCTTCCCATGGCAATTCTTAACTTTGAAAGAGCCAAAAAAATAACCCCATACGATCCTGATATTCTCTTTAATCTTGAATTAGCCAATAGCCGTATTGTTGACAAAATTGAGCCACTGCCCGAATTTTTTATTTTTACATGGTGGAAATTGCTCGTGAATAGTCGCTCTCTCGATCAATGGGCAACTATCAGTGTGATTTGTTTTTTATTCATACTGCTGATGATTCTTATCTTCCTCCTTTCGAGGGTTATTTGGCTTAGGAAATTTGGTTTTTGGATGGGAATTGTGCTGATTGTCGTGTTTGCCGGCTCATTTACCCTGGCAAACCAACGCTACATTCAATTTAGGAAACAGGCGGAGGCCATCGTTTTTACACCGACAGTCACGGTTAAAAGCTCTCCAAGAGATAATAGCACCGATATTTTTGTAATTCACGAAGGCATCAAAGTGCAAATCACGAACCAGGTGGGGGAGTGGTTTGAAATCCGGATACCTGATGGAAGTAAGGGCTGGATCAGGGAGAGTGATTTTAGAAGGATATAA
- a CDS encoding protein BatD, producing the protein MKKLKRRMMLMITALLFVLPVWLSAQQVEFSGVAKSVVTLGERFQLQYRINAEGTGFKGPNIVDFNVLNGPNTSTSSSVQIVGGNVTREVSYTFTYILASTKEGTFTIPPATINYAGKKYTSNSVTVQVKSGGQTAPSGQGSQQQGSDEAVDVFLRAEVSNTAPYLGEQIIISYKLYFNNQIAGHDGFQKISSFPGFWVKNLFPNQREIPTATETIKGKQYNVAEVRRFALFPQRTGKIDISPGETELTVLLRTDAKRRTSDPFFDSFFNDPFFSSRSKDVTKNLLSNSITVDVKPLPTKERPADFSGAVGKFTLRSQIDKTEVKANEPISIKLTVQGSGNIELFDLPKIAFPPDFEVFDPEIKSDIKVTPSGVSGTRTFEYLVIPRNPGNFKIRPIEFSHFDLGQNVYISERTPEYNITVERGDGASSVVTYSGTVRQEGIQIIGSDIRHIKLPPYSFRPVGTYFFRSQSYFLFLIIPLILLILVLVVWSKQMKKRGNAELMKNLRATKIARKRLKLAHEFMKNSKESEFYIEISRASWGYLSDKLSIPVSELSMDNVRTRLTSKNTNEETINQFIETLNQTEFARFAPGSKTDNMEKVYTGALEIITKLEKELK; encoded by the coding sequence ATGAAGAAGCTAAAACGCAGGATGATGTTGATGATTACGGCCCTCCTGTTTGTGTTGCCTGTTTGGCTGTCAGCACAGCAGGTTGAGTTTTCCGGGGTTGCCAAATCTGTGGTGACTTTAGGTGAAAGATTCCAGTTACAATATAGGATCAATGCTGAAGGAACAGGGTTTAAAGGTCCTAATATTGTTGATTTTAACGTATTGAATGGCCCTAACACTTCTACCAGTTCCAGTGTCCAGATTGTAGGAGGAAATGTGACCCGCGAAGTATCTTACACTTTTACTTACATACTTGCATCCACAAAAGAAGGAACCTTCACCATACCACCGGCCACAATCAACTATGCAGGGAAAAAATACACATCCAATTCAGTGACTGTTCAGGTTAAGAGTGGCGGGCAAACAGCACCTTCGGGTCAAGGGTCACAGCAGCAGGGTAGCGACGAAGCCGTCGATGTTTTTCTTCGTGCTGAAGTAAGTAATACTGCGCCCTATCTCGGCGAACAAATCATCATCTCTTATAAACTATATTTTAACAACCAGATAGCCGGTCATGACGGGTTTCAGAAAATCTCTTCATTTCCCGGTTTTTGGGTGAAAAATCTGTTCCCGAATCAAAGAGAAATCCCTACTGCAACCGAAACAATAAAGGGAAAACAATATAACGTAGCAGAAGTGCGTCGTTTTGCCCTGTTCCCTCAGAGAACCGGGAAAATTGACATCAGCCCGGGCGAAACTGAACTCACTGTGCTGCTAAGAACTGACGCCAAGCGCCGGACATCCGATCCATTCTTCGACAGCTTCTTTAACGATCCTTTCTTTAGCAGCCGCTCAAAGGATGTCACGAAAAACCTGCTTTCAAACAGCATTACCGTCGATGTTAAGCCACTTCCGACCAAAGAAAGGCCTGCTGATTTCAGCGGCGCCGTAGGTAAATTTACGCTTCGCTCACAGATCGACAAAACAGAAGTGAAAGCCAATGAACCCATTTCGATAAAACTCACAGTCCAGGGCAGCGGAAACATAGAGCTATTTGACCTTCCAAAGATTGCATTCCCTCCTGATTTCGAAGTCTTTGACCCGGAAATTAAATCTGACATTAAGGTCACCCCATCCGGGGTTTCCGGAACACGCACTTTTGAATACCTCGTAATACCTCGTAATCCGGGTAATTTCAAGATCAGACCCATTGAGTTTTCTCATTTTGATTTGGGTCAGAACGTTTACATCTCCGAAAGAACTCCGGAATACAATATTACCGTCGAGAGAGGAGATGGAGCATCCTCAGTGGTTACTTACAGCGGAACCGTTCGTCAGGAAGGCATTCAGATCATCGGGTCGGACATCAGGCATATTAAGTTGCCACCATATAGTTTTCGGCCGGTCGGTACTTACTTCTTCCGCTCTCAAAGCTACTTCCTTTTCCTAATCATCCCCTTGATCCTGCTTATCCTTGTTCTGGTGGTATGGAGCAAGCAAATGAAAAAAAGAGGAAATGCAGAATTGATGAAGAATTTGCGGGCTACAAAGATTGCACGCAAACGGCTGAAATTGGCACATGAATTCATGAAAAACAGCAAAGAGAGCGAATTCTATATCGAAATTTCAAGGGCATCATGGGGGTATCTTAGTGATAAACTGAGTATTCCGGTATCCGAACTTTCGATGGACAATGTGAGAACCAGGTTGACTTCAAAAAACACGAATGAGGAAACCATCAACCAGTTTATCGAAACATTGAATCAGACCGAATTTGCACGTTTTGCTCCCGGCAGCAAAACAGACAATATGGAGAAGGTCTATACTGGTGCACTTGAGATCATTACAAAATTAGAAAAGGAACTTAAATAA
- a CDS encoding tetratricopeptide repeat protein, which translates to MSGEAADSGGLIFLGKINFKYQDEKTMDLIERKIFYLGFFLTVAVLISDMSAFAQSENKFIRRGNNAFERGDYKEAEVDYQKALEKNAKSEVGEFNLGGALFQQENYEESASIFDNLSRRNVSDDQRAKSFHNLGNSMVNLQQYDQAIEAYKNALRLNPDDLDTKYNLLYAQQMLRNQQQQQQEQQENQDQNQDQKEDQQQDQEQNQQQEQNQEQQQQESQQQDSQKDAQQQQNQAQPRQISKEDAERMLQAMQERERRTMEKLKMEEFKNAKRVTTEKDW; encoded by the coding sequence TTGAGCGGAGAAGCAGCAGATTCCGGAGGGTTAATATTTTTGGGGAAAATAAACTTTAAATATCAGGATGAAAAAACTATGGATTTAATAGAAAGAAAAATATTTTATTTGGGATTTTTTTTAACCGTTGCTGTTTTAATCTCCGATATGAGTGCATTTGCTCAGAGCGAAAACAAATTTATCCGACGAGGTAATAATGCTTTTGAGCGTGGAGACTACAAGGAAGCTGAGGTGGATTACCAGAAAGCATTGGAAAAGAACGCAAAGTCAGAAGTGGGTGAATTCAATCTTGGAGGGGCGCTTTTTCAGCAGGAAAATTATGAAGAGTCAGCCTCTATTTTCGATAATCTTTCCCGTCGTAATGTCTCTGATGATCAACGTGCAAAGTCTTTTCACAATCTCGGCAATTCAATGGTTAATTTGCAACAATATGATCAGGCCATCGAAGCGTACAAAAATGCTTTGAGATTAAACCCAGATGATTTAGACACTAAATACAATCTCTTGTACGCCCAGCAAATGCTTCGCAATCAGCAGCAGCAACAACAGGAGCAGCAGGAAAATCAAGATCAAAACCAGGATCAGAAGGAAGATCAACAGCAAGACCAGGAGCAAAACCAGCAACAGGAGCAAAACCAGGAGCAACAACAACAGGAATCACAGCAGCAGGATTCGCAGAAAGATGCTCAACAACAACAAAATCAGGCACAACCAAGACAAATTTCTAAAGAAGATGCCGAACGTATGCTGCAGGCCATGCAGGAACGCGAACGCCGGACTATGGAAAAATTGAAAATGGAAGAATTTAAAAATGCCAAGCGAGTTACAACTGAAAAAGACTGGTAG
- a CDS encoding VWA domain-containing protein, with amino-acid sequence MQVFKFANPDFFWALLLIPLFIVIFVLMIYWKKAAIKRFGDTHLIRILMPDMSKNRLVFKFVLSMLAFTLIIIGLANPQIGSKLEKIDRKGIDLVIAVDVSESMLAQDIKPNRLQRARQAITRLVDELGNDRIGIVVFAGRAYTQLPITTDYAAVRLFVSNISTESVPVQGTAIADAINLSIDLFDESETEKAIIIITDGEDHEGDVKEAAQNAVEKNIRIFTVGMGLPEGAPIPIVDRAGNQQGFKKDRSNNTVISRLDENMLKEIASAGNGQYVRANNTQVGLRIIFEEISQLEKTEFESRMFTDYEDRFQYFLAPALLILLLEFLIFERRSSRFRRVNIFGENKL; translated from the coding sequence ATGCAGGTTTTTAAATTTGCAAATCCGGATTTCTTTTGGGCATTGCTGCTTATCCCCCTTTTCATAGTCATTTTTGTACTGATGATATATTGGAAAAAGGCTGCTATCAAACGATTTGGCGATACTCATCTCATCCGTATCCTGATGCCTGACATGTCAAAAAATCGACTGGTTTTCAAATTTGTACTTTCTATGCTTGCTTTTACACTCATCATTATTGGCCTCGCCAATCCTCAGATCGGTTCAAAACTCGAAAAAATTGACCGTAAAGGAATTGACCTGGTTATTGCTGTCGATGTGTCAGAAAGCATGCTTGCTCAGGATATCAAACCCAACCGGCTGCAGCGTGCAAGGCAGGCCATCACCAGGCTTGTTGATGAATTGGGTAATGACAGGATCGGAATTGTAGTTTTTGCCGGAAGAGCGTACACGCAGTTACCAATCACTACTGACTATGCAGCCGTTAGACTATTTGTCTCAAATATCAGTACAGAAAGTGTTCCTGTTCAGGGTACTGCAATTGCTGATGCAATCAACCTTTCAATTGATCTTTTTGATGAGAGTGAAACTGAAAAAGCCATAATCATAATAACTGACGGAGAAGATCATGAAGGTGATGTGAAAGAAGCAGCACAAAATGCAGTCGAAAAGAACATCAGGATTTTTACCGTTGGCATGGGATTACCCGAAGGAGCTCCCATTCCGATCGTTGACCGTGCAGGTAACCAGCAGGGTTTTAAAAAGGATCGCAGCAACAACACGGTAATCTCCCGGCTCGATGAAAACATGCTCAAAGAAATTGCTTCGGCAGGCAACGGGCAATACGTGCGGGCAAATAATACTCAAGTCGGCTTGCGTATTATTTTTGAAGAAATCTCACAACTCGAAAAAACTGAATTTGAGTCGCGGATGTTTACAGACTATGAAGACCGTTTCCAGTATTTCCTGGCTCCTGCGCTTCTGATTTTACTGCTTGAATTTCTCATTTTTGAGCGGAGAAGCAGCAGATTCCGGAGGGTTAATATTTTTGGGGAAAATAAACTTTAA
- a CDS encoding VWA domain-containing protein, translating to MFKEFEYAYPEYFWVLLIIPVMIAWYWFKNKRSKAEIKISTTLPFAAVKTTYKLYLYHLLFVFRILAIALLVVALARPQSTSSSQDVTIEGIDIVIAVDISGSMLAEDFRPNRIDAAKELAIEFISGRPGDRIGLVVFAGEAFTQVPLTTDHKVLTEMFRKIKTGMIEDGTAIGDGLATGVARLAESDAVSKVIILLTDGVNNMGAVDPLSAAEIAKLNKIRVYGVGIGSLGTAPYPVQTPFGIRYQNIPVEIDEELLINISNETDGKYFRATSNTKLQEVYAEIDKLEKSKIDVTEFYKKHEEFLPFALIALLFFVIELIMKYTFFRTTP from the coding sequence ATGTTTAAGGAATTTGAATATGCCTATCCTGAATACTTTTGGGTATTGCTCATCATCCCGGTGATGATTGCCTGGTATTGGTTCAAAAATAAAAGGAGCAAGGCGGAGATTAAAATCTCTACAACACTCCCTTTTGCTGCTGTAAAAACTACGTACAAGCTTTATCTTTATCACCTGCTATTTGTTTTTAGAATTTTAGCAATCGCTCTATTGGTGGTTGCTTTGGCAAGGCCACAATCCACCTCAAGCAGCCAGGATGTTACCATCGAAGGCATTGACATTGTCATTGCTGTGGATATTTCGGGAAGTATGCTTGCTGAAGATTTTAGACCAAACCGCATAGATGCGGCAAAAGAATTGGCCATCGAATTTATCAGTGGCCGACCAGGCGACAGAATTGGACTTGTTGTATTTGCCGGTGAAGCATTTACGCAGGTGCCGCTGACAACCGATCATAAAGTGCTGACTGAGATGTTCAGGAAAATCAAAACCGGGATGATCGAAGACGGAACCGCCATTGGCGATGGGCTTGCCACAGGGGTTGCACGGCTTGCCGAAAGCGATGCTGTGAGTAAAGTTATTATTTTGCTCACCGATGGCGTCAACAATATGGGGGCGGTTGACCCGCTTTCTGCTGCCGAAATCGCTAAACTGAATAAGATTCGCGTCTATGGTGTTGGAATTGGAAGTCTGGGAACAGCGCCTTATCCGGTGCAAACTCCTTTTGGTATACGGTATCAGAACATTCCCGTTGAAATTGATGAGGAGTTGCTGATCAATATATCGAATGAAACCGATGGTAAATACTTTCGCGCAACGAGTAATACAAAACTTCAGGAGGTTTATGCCGAAATAGATAAATTAGAGAAATCAAAAATTGATGTAACAGAGTTTTATAAAAAGCACGAGGAATTTCTTCCATTTGCTTTGATCGCTTTGCTATTTTTTGTTATCGAATTGATAATGAAGTATACATTTTTCAGAACAACACCTTAA
- a CDS encoding DUF58 domain-containing protein — protein MNATEIFKKVRKIEIKTRGLSNQIFSGHYHSSFKGRGMAFSEVREYQYGDDVRSIDWNVTARFNHPFIKIFEEERELTVILLIDVSGSNQFGTKTSMKEDLITEIAAVIAFSAIQNNDKVGVIFFSNKIEKFIPPKKGSSHILRIIRELVDFKTENQGTDISESLKFLTNAVKKKCTAFVISDFVDKKFADALQIANSKHDVMAVRVYDPREMELPNMGMTKFKDAETGQNLWVDTSSATTRQLYKDWYKNNEKFVKWAFTKSGVDAAHIRTDEDYVKPLVGMFKKRESRF, from the coding sequence ATGAACGCAACAGAAATTTTTAAAAAGGTCAGAAAAATAGAAATTAAAACCCGAGGATTATCCAATCAGATATTTTCCGGGCATTATCATAGCTCTTTCAAAGGGCGGGGTATGGCCTTCAGCGAAGTACGTGAGTACCAGTATGGCGATGACGTGCGTAGCATTGACTGGAATGTTACAGCGCGCTTCAACCATCCTTTTATAAAGATTTTTGAAGAGGAACGCGAACTCACTGTGATCCTTCTCATTGACGTGAGTGGTTCGAACCAGTTTGGTACAAAAACCAGCATGAAAGAAGATTTAATCACCGAAATCGCTGCTGTTATTGCTTTTTCGGCTATACAGAACAACGACAAGGTGGGCGTGATCTTCTTCAGTAATAAAATTGAAAAATTTATTCCTCCAAAAAAAGGTTCATCACATATCCTCAGGATTATTCGTGAACTGGTAGATTTTAAAACAGAAAACCAGGGTACTGACATCAGTGAATCGCTGAAGTTTCTTACCAACGCAGTAAAGAAAAAATGCACTGCCTTTGTTATTTCGGATTTTGTGGATAAGAAATTTGCAGATGCCCTGCAAATTGCCAATAGCAAGCATGATGTAATGGCTGTAAGGGTTTACGACCCGCGCGAAATGGAGTTACCCAATATGGGGATGACAAAATTCAAAGATGCAGAAACAGGACAAAATCTTTGGGTTGATACATCGAGTGCGACAACCAGGCAATTATACAAAGATTGGTATAAAAATAACGAAAAGTTTGTGAAGTGGGCCTTCACAAAAAGTGGGGTTGATGCTGCCCATATCAGAACAGATGAAGATTATGTAAAACCTTTAGTGGGTATGTTTAAAAAAAGAGAGTCAAGATTTTAA
- a CDS encoding MoxR family ATPase translates to MIETNIRELNERIHQESSFIDLVTLEMNKVIVGQKQMIERLLIGLLADGHILLEGVPGLAKTLAIKSLANIIQAKYNRIQFTPDLLPADLIGTLIYSQKKEEFVVRQGPIFSNFILADEINRSPAKVQSALLEAMQERQVTIGDQTFKLQEPFLVMATQNPIEQEGTYPLPEAQVDRFMMKVVITYPEKEEEKLIMRQNISGIQPTTSKIVSPADIMKARSVVRQVYLDEKIENYITDIVFSTRFPAEYKLKKFLGMISYGASPRASINLALAGKAYAFIKRRGYVIPEDIRAVAHDVMRHRIGLTYEAEAENITTEDVVNEVLNTIEVP, encoded by the coding sequence ATGATAGAAACAAATATCAGAGAATTAAACGAACGCATTCACCAGGAAAGTTCCTTTATTGACCTGGTTACGCTTGAAATGAATAAAGTGATTGTTGGCCAGAAGCAAATGATCGAACGGCTTTTAATCGGGTTGCTTGCAGATGGTCATATTTTGCTTGAAGGTGTTCCCGGTCTGGCTAAAACACTGGCTATTAAATCGCTGGCAAATATCATTCAGGCCAAATACAACCGGATACAATTTACACCTGACCTTTTGCCTGCCGACCTTATAGGAACGCTTATTTACAGCCAGAAGAAAGAGGAGTTTGTTGTAAGGCAGGGACCGATTTTCTCCAATTTCATTCTTGCTGACGAAATTAACCGTTCACCGGCAAAAGTGCAAAGCGCCCTGTTGGAAGCCATGCAGGAAAGGCAGGTCACTATTGGTGATCAAACCTTCAAGCTGCAGGAACCATTCCTTGTTATGGCCACACAAAACCCGATAGAACAGGAGGGAACCTATCCGCTGCCCGAAGCTCAGGTGGACCGTTTCATGATGAAAGTGGTCATTACCTATCCCGAAAAGGAGGAGGAAAAGCTCATCATGCGGCAGAATATCAGCGGAATACAACCCACAACAAGCAAAATAGTATCACCTGCTGACATTATGAAAGCCCGCTCGGTGGTTCGACAGGTCTATCTTGATGAAAAAATAGAGAATTACATCACCGATATTGTCTTTTCCACCCGATTCCCTGCAGAGTACAAGCTTAAGAAATTCCTGGGAATGATCAGCTATGGCGCTTCTCCGCGTGCCTCCATCAACCTGGCACTTGCAGGGAAAGCTTATGCATTCATCAAGCGGCGCGGTTATGTTATCCCTGAAGACATCAGGGCAGTGGCACACGATGTAATGCGCCATCGTATCGGCCTCACTTACGAAGCTGAAGCTGAAAATATTACTACGGAAGATGTGGTCAATGAAGTGCTGAACACCATCGAAGTTCCATAG
- a CDS encoding DUF3467 domain-containing protein: protein MDPKQANQNKLNIELSEEVAEGVYSNLAIITHSRSEFIIDFVKMLPGIPKAKVKSRIILTPQHAKRLLKALQDNIRKFESMHGELKDTDQDQMPYNLFGPNAQA from the coding sequence ATGGATCCCAAACAAGCAAACCAAAACAAGCTAAACATCGAGCTGAGTGAAGAAGTTGCTGAAGGCGTTTACTCAAACCTGGCGATTATAACCCATTCCAGGTCGGAGTTCATCATCGACTTTGTGAAGATGCTGCCCGGAATTCCGAAAGCAAAAGTCAAATCAAGGATTATACTCACTCCGCAGCATGCCAAACGGCTACTCAAAGCATTGCAGGATAACATCCGCAAATTTGAGTCTATGCACGGCGAATTAAAAGATACCGATCAGGACCAGATGCCATACAATTTGTTTGGCCCAAATGCTCAGGCCTGA